The Astyanax mexicanus isolate ESR-SI-001 chromosome 18, AstMex3_surface, whole genome shotgun sequence DNA window GCAGGATCATCGATTCATCAAAGTACTCCGAGATGAGGATCAGGTGGAAATTGCTCTCCACCGTGGCAATCAGGTCAGCGCTGCGCTTATCTAATTCCACATCGTTCTCAGGAGCCGTGCTGTTCAGGCCGAAGTCGAAGGTCAAAACGTTGCGAGCGTAGTGGTTATTGAATACCGAGGCATTGTAGGCGCGACCACCATCCATCAAAAACTGAGTAAGAGTTCGGTAATTTCTGAACGCTGGGATTCCCTTGTAGTACGTGAAGAGCGACTCCATCATGAACACGGGATTCCGCAGGATAGAAAAGTAAAACGTGTCCACAGGCATCACCTTTCTcacctgagagagaaagaaagaaagaaagaaagaaagaaagaaagaaagaaagattaaaaAGAGAGAACATTATGCAATTGTATTCTATTCATAAAGGACCCATAATGGATAAGTTGCTTAGGtgtaaggtaggtgtttctaataaaatggccactaagtagaagcacaagatagtattaggtgttcctaataaagtggccagtgagtaaaagcacaagatagtaatagtaggtgtttctaataaagtggccacagcaagtgtaaacacaagataatagtagtagtaggtgtttctattaaagagGCCAAAGGGTGGAAACACaaaatagtagtagtaggtgtttctaataaagtggccagtgagtggaagaacaagatagtaatagtaggtgtttctaataaagtggccagtgagtggaagaacaagaTAGTaatagaaggtgtttctaataaagtggccacaccaAGTGTAAGCACAagatagtagtagtaggtgtttctaataaagtggccagtgagtggaagcataaaatagtagtagtaggtgtttctaataaagtggccaaagagtgGAAACACaaaatagtagtagtaggtgtttctaataaagtggccacagcaaGTGTAAGCACAagatagtagtagtaggtgtttctaataaagtggccagtgattggaagtaCAAGATAGTCATagaaggggtttctaataaagtggcctgaaAGATGAAGCACAAGTTAGTTAGTAAGTAAAAACGAAAGATAAtagaaggtgtttctgataaagtggccaaagagtgGAAACACaaaatagtagtagtaggtgtttctaagtggccagtgattggaagcacaagcATAATATTAGTAGGTGTTCCTAATTAATTTGCCACTGAGAGGAAGTATAAGatggtagtaggtgtttctaataaagtggccagtgagtgaaagtagtAGAAGATAGTAGGATTTTCTAAACATAATATATTTCTTCTCTGTAGGTCATCTTATTGCTTTTCTATGACAACAAAAGTCATTCTAGTTTAGTTACATTTAGttcctcaataaaaaaaatatttatgataTATCACAAAATGTTATGAtcctataaatacaaaaacataatttattatccTCTTCAGATATGATCTAGCCTATAAATCTTAGGAGATAAAGTTTTCTTATCATAATCAGCTACTGTAAATCTACAGCACTTCTTcctttaaagtgttttaatagtgTTAGCTGAGTCACTGTGGTTTATGCAGCTCATGTTGAGTAATTGTATGTTCTGACCTCGGGACCTCTGAATCTCATGTGGTTGCACATGATGTGGAACTGCTTCACTCGGTTAAAGCGCAGACCCTCCACGAAGTACGCCAGGAAGAAGTTGGGGTAGTAGAGCTGGCTGTGCATGTTCACCGGCAGGGCGAAGGTCAGGTTCCGGGTATCTCCGTAGCGGTACAGCATGTTGAGGATGGTGCTGCTGGCGGTTTTGTGGGTCTTGAGGAAGACGATGTGTTCTTTGGGGCGGCACTTGCCATTTTCGTCGTGGCTTAATACATTCACGGCCTGTTTGTGAGAGTTTGCATTGAAACTGTAGGGATTGAGAAGTTCTTTTGATGGAACCTCTGGTATTTTTCTTGGCAGGGTTTTTTCAGAGTTTTGATTTTGGCTGCGTGTTTCTTGGTACACCCTAAGCTTGTCTTTTGAGGGAACTTCAGAGGATAATCTGAGCAAGTTGTTGAGTTTTACATTCTTGGCTGGGGCCAGTTTGACCATTTCTTGGTAGAACACGGGTTTATCTTTTGTAGGAATCTCATGGTGCTTTGTGGGCagtttttctaatattttgttCTCTGCTGGTGACTCTGGCTCTGGTTCTCTGGCTGGTGTGATCACATCTGGGTAAATGTCAGGTTCGTCTTCTGAGAGATCCTCAGGGTACTTTCTAGGTATGTTTTCCCATTTTTTATTCTCTGCTGGTGATTGCTTAAGCATTTCTGAATAAACCCATTGAACATCATTGGGATCTGCTGGTGAGGGACTAGATTTACTTGCTAGCCGATGTCCATGTTGCAGTAATATCTTTTTGAGGGTGGTGGTAAAGCGCCTGGATGGTTTTGTATCCAGAGTCTTGTCATGTTCCCACTTGAAGAGTTGGTAGTCCCTCTGGTTTGGATTAAGAGTTGTGGGGAAAGACTGAAGGGATCCTCCATTTTGCTGCACTGCAGGAAGATGCTTGAAGCCCAGCTGATCATCAGCTGGTCCAATTACCTTTGTGTTCCTGAACAggatataaagaaaatatatatatacaatgtacCCAAAAGTGGCCTGCACTCAATTGGGTACAATTCTGAACGAAGAAGTTAATTTACAACATAATCCAAAATACATCCAATAGTCCAATAGGCCACAGTACTGCACTGTATAGTCAACAGGCAGTCATTTGGAACAAAGCCTAAAATACAGCTCTCCATATTAAATGGGCCATGGTTTTGGGACATAACCCAAATTActacattataaaaaatatatattcaatgtGAAACTGATATGAACTTACCGAGCTTGCCGGACCACACCAAGCAACTGCAGCGCCACACACACAACGGTCAGCACCGTCAGAACCTGCCACACGAACCGCAGGTGTATGCAACTCAATTTCTTCCcacacctgtaacacacacacacacacatacgattTAAGGTTAGACACAGTGTCTTGTGTTTGTAAGAAGGTAGAGATTCATTAGCTAAAATACTATTTTATTCACTGATTAACTGACTCTATAATTTATTGAATCACTGGTGGCACTGATTTACTAGTTACATGTATATCGCCTATTGGTTTTTCACCAAGCATGTGATTCACAGAGccaattttagtgatctatatgcaccgtgcagcttgatttagggcatgtcagtgtgtttttgctatcatattgtcaggaaaagtatgccttattTGTCTAGAAAAGCGCAAAAGGCATGAAGTGATTCTCTTACTAATATTAATCATGGGTATATTTTGGGcataatatgaaataaaccaatcaacaaaccacttgccattccctttaagagcaaggTGCACTCTGACtgtggtggattgctattttaatggtgcagctacctggacatgacCAGCGCTTCAGAggaagcagaggaaactgaccggCTTGTTTATGCTCagtcattctgtttattgttgatgtgaaagttgggtttgtgcactgctgcataaCAAGTGGAGGTGGTCTgagttgctaagatagcaatgaatggcTGACTGTTGACACCTGTCAAGGtggtattcagtcagtggtgcagctgtgttttccgttgccaagatagcaatacaccagaaatgttgCTGTTGAAACGACGCAGGttaaaggagtgaaaatagactgttggctctCCTGATTCACAGATAAGCTGAATCAATAACTAATTAATTGTTAAACTTGCTGTTTCCTGATGAATTTCTGATGGATTCTCTAAATAACTGACTCACTAATATTTATTTACTGACCAACTTACTGGACTATTCACTTACTGCTTCATTTACTTACAATACAGTACTGACTATAGCGTACTATGGTGACCTCCATAACCTTCAGAGTGGTAAGAAACACATATTTAAATCTTCATCAATAATAAATTGTGTTTTGATTATTTCACTggatgaataaacaaataaataattaaacaaacgaTGAGAATCAGATGGAATGTacacaattttaatttattaacaaattaataGTCTTTCATCCATATattctctctatctttccctctctctctctctctctctctctccctctctttctcttacaatATCCTGATCTATGGGAAATTATTTCGAACAAGCCTCCGCCAAAAGCAAAtcactgcactgtgtgtgtgtgtgtgtgtgtgtgtgtgtgtgtgtgtgtgtgtgtgtgtgtgtgtgtgtgtatgtgtgtgttctgcttGTTTAATTATTGATTAGCACACTTTCTTCAACATCTTGTGGGTCCAGAGCAAGAAAATTAGAATCTGATTTTGTTAGAGACTGTGATTACACCAGAAACCccttcaaccacacacacacacacacagacccacacagacccacacacacacacacatatacacactcacacacatacagcctgCAAAACTGCTGAAGAAGACGTTTTTGGAGATCTGGTTCTGTTTTTGCCCAAATGTCACATCTGTACTCTCTTCATCAGCATCTTCCTCTCTGATTAGAAACAAACCCGTCCCAGTTTAACACACGTTCTCTTCACTCCAACATGCAGTTtccacactgacatgccagaagtcatgggacagcagtgtgtaaattaatTGTGTAGTGTTAGGTCAGGGGAAGAGCTTGTGAAAGCCCACACCTGTCTAAATTTTGAGGAGTTATCTTGTCattgaggctgaacactggactgtgtgctcatggcaaggcaagatGAATTATTTTCATATTGACACAAACAGACTTACTGACTTGCCAAGCCCCTGTCTGTTTTACTCACTGACTCACTACTGTACTAAATCACTATATCACTGAGTGAACTAATCTCTGACTGACTCACTGACCagctcactgactcactcactcacgggTCTAGTAACTGATTCATGGTATAATGGAATTGCTGATTTGTTCACTGACTAACTGAATCATTGACTCATTTGCTAACCTACTAACTGATTCACTGAGTTATTGACTCACTGTACCCCTGACCTTTTTACTTATTGACTCACTCAGTCACTAATGTACTTATTTACTGACTAATTTATTCAATGCCTTCTTAAATTACTGATTTGCTGAGTCAATGAATCACTGACTGATTCACTAAATACCTCACTCATACACTGGACTAGTTTAGAACTGATTCACGGTTAGATGGACTTGCTGACTAGTTTACTCACAAATTATTGAATGTCACTGACTGACTCTTCTCTAACTATGTGAATAATGAATCAAATCACTGACTCACTAACCTACTAACTGATTCACTGACGTATTGACTCACCAAACCCCTCATGATTTTACTTACTAACTCACTGACTTATTGACTAATGAGTCTGTCTAATGTACAGAGTCACTGACTGATAATTCAATGACTGATTCACAGAATGATCAAATCGCTGACTAATTCACTAATAGACAGGATCAATGATTCATTCAACAGCAGACTCACTGACTCTATGCCAGACTGAGTAACTGACAAACTGACTGATTTGGagaatcactcactcactgacaTGCCGAGTCACTGACTAATTCACTAACCCACCTATTGGCTCACTTACTGAATCACTGACTCACCTACTGTTCTACGGAGTATTTCCCTGATTTAGAAATTCACTGACAAACCGACTGAATCACTGACTCAGTTACTGCCTCTCTGATTATCCTACTGATTCACTAAATCGTTCACTCACTGACATGCTGAGTCACTGACTAATTCACTAACCCACCTATTGACTCACATACTGAATGACTGGGTTGATTACTGATTCAATGAGTATTTGCTTGATTGGCTacatcactgactgactgactcacttACTGAGAAACAGACTGAATCACAGAGTCAGTTACTGAGTCTATAAAAATCTTACTGATTCACAAGTTCACAGaatcactgactgactgatcaTGAGTTGCATTAAGTCAGTGACTCAATCACTGACCATTTCCCTGAGAAACTGAATGATCCACAtgttcattcactcactcattcactcaatcactcactgaTTACTGATTCCCTGAGTAGTTCCCTGATTGGCTACTTCACTGACTGATTCACTCACTTACTGGAAAACAGAATGAATCACTGACTCAGTTACTGAGTATCTGATTATCTTACTGATTCACAAATTCATTGACTCAAGTACTTATTGAGTTCACTTATTGAGTTCAATCACTGAATGACTGACTCACTTACTGTTCTACTGAGTATTTTCCTGATTGGGTATTTCACTGACAAACCAACTGAATCACTGACGACTCAGTTACTGACTCACTGATTATCTTACTGATTCACTTCATCATTGACTCACTGATTTGCATTACTGAGTTACATTAAGTCAGTGATTCAATCACTGACCAGTTCACTGACAAACTGAGTGATTTAAAGAATCACTTACTCACTGACATACTGAGTCACTGACTGAGTCACTAACCCACCTATTGACTCACTTGTCGTTCCCTGATTGGCTAGTTCACTGACAAACCTAGTGAATCACTGACTCGGTTACTGACATATTTTGAATGTTTCCAGCCTCTGATTTTGCTTTCATTCCAAACACTGGTCTCTGCTTACTGGCGGGGCTGTGAATGTTGAGAGACTCAACTTTTCccccgtaacacacacacacacacacacacacacacacacacacacacacacacactcttcagagCTGGGCTGTGTAAAGGGGTGGTGGCTCTGCCAGTCCACACGTTCCTCTGAAAGAGACGGGAGTGTGATAAAGGTCTCGCTGAGACATTGAGAGAAAATGAACACCATGTTCTAGTCCTATGAGGAGCTTCAACACAGCAGAACTCGAATACCCAAACCATAAGCTTCCAGTTACCAGAAGATGGATGTGCTCTCATGGCCACTACTCATGGGCGGAGCTTAGAAACGGCTGAGCGTAAAGCTTAAAAGCTTGGAAGACACAAATTCTGCCATAAAGAATTCAAACCAAGCATGAGAGTTTAAACACACCTTCAGCCACTCACGAGAGTGACTTTCCATGTAGCACCTTAGAGTGTATAGCACTATTATA harbors:
- the gal3st2 gene encoding uncharacterized protein gal3st2, with protein sequence MPRSSACGKKLSCIHLRFVWQVLTVLTVVCVALQLLGVVRQARNTKVIGPADDQLGFKHLPAVQQNGGSLQSFPTTLNPNQRDYQLFKWEHDKTLDTKPSRRFTTTLKKILLQHGHRLASKSSPSPADPNDVQWVYSEMLKQSPAENKKWENIPRKYPEDLSEDEPDIYPDVITPAREPEPESPAENKILEKLPTKHHEIPTKDKPVFYQEMVKLAPAKNVKLNNLLRLSSEVPSKDKLRVYQETRSQNQNSEKTLPRKIPEVPSKELLNPYSFNANSHKQAVNVLSHDENGKCRPKEHIVFLKTHKTASSTILNMLYRYGDTRNLTFALPVNMHSQLYYPNFFLAYFVEGLRFNRVKQFHIMCNHMRFRGPEVRKVMPVDTFYFSILRNPVFMMESLFTYYKGIPAFRNYRTLTQFLMDGGRAYNASVFNNHYARNVLTFDFGLNSTAPENDVELDKRSADLIATVESNFHLILISEYFDESMILLKHSLCWTLEDVVSFRLNSRNAKSRTQLSPLLDEHIKQWNSLDWRLYQHFNATFWRRIDTMLGREKLQEEVELLRARRAELEQTCLLGGGAVDPEKVQDSSLKPFQYGQAVIQGYNIRPGLNNETHQLCQRLIMPELQYTKALYVKQFPDLVAQHEAEAKLAAAKRLAAAQRSLATTRHSTGNKSALKNNLKYKTQAQTVQKTHQQKPISEHYATTVGRLKPSKETQPKLAKQSAIEHNVPPQT